In a genomic window of Telopea speciosissima isolate NSW1024214 ecotype Mountain lineage chromosome 5, Tspe_v1, whole genome shotgun sequence:
- the LOC122661014 gene encoding ATP synthase subunit epsilon, mitochondrial-like, which produces MASAAGSTAAVPFWRAAGMTYISYSNICASLVRNCLKEPHRSEALNREKVHFAVSKWADGKALKPTMRSDTPEE; this is translated from the exons ATGGCGTCGGCGGCAGGTTCGACCGCGGCCGTTCCCTTTTGGAGGGCAGCGGGCATGACTTATATCAGCTATTCCAACATCTGCGCGTCTCTGGTTCGGAATTGCCTCAAGGAGCCTCACAGGAGCGAAGCCTTAAATCGCGAGAAAGTTCACTTCGCCGTCTCCAAGTGGGCTGACGGCAAAGCTCTGAAACCCA CAATGCGGTCGGATACGCCTGAAGAGTGA
- the LOC122662227 gene encoding triacylglycerol lipase 1, producing MGIVVDMAASLCWMLVVFAGVVRCSPEQWNLRRSQSEGLCAQLIQPSGYPCSEHTVQTKDGYVLALQRVSAQAGGDIKVNRGPPILLQHGLFLGGDIWFANSIQQSLGFILADHGFDVWVGNVRGTHWSRGHVSFSEKDKEFWDWSWQELALYDLVEMITYVYSITNSKIFYVGHSQGTIMALAAFTQPDIVEMVEAAALLCPISYLGHISAQFVLSMVSMHLDQMLLAMGIHQLNFRSDMGVQLMDSFCDGRIDCGNLLSSITGKNCCFNESRVDFYLEYEPHPSSSKNLNHLFQMIRKGTFAKYDYGWRENLKQYGYLQPPAFDLGRIPKSLPLWMGYGGNDALADVMDVEHTLKELQSKPELLYLDNYGHIDFILSVTAREDVYNNMIAFFRSYGKSSSS from the exons ATGGGGATTGTGGTGGATATGGCAGCCTCTCTATGTTGGATGTTGGTGGTGTTTGCCGGCGTGGTCAGATGCTCACCAGAACAGTGGAATCTCCGCCGATCACAGAGCGAGGGTTTGTGTGCTCAGCTCATTCAACCCTCCGGCTACCCTTGCTCCGAACACACC GTTCAAACTAAGGATGGCTACGTCTTAGCTCTTCAACGTGTTTCTGCTCAAGCAGGCGGAGATATTAAAGTCAATCGCGGCCCTCCAATTCTCCTTCAACATGGCCTCTTTCTG GGTGGAGATATATGGTTTGCGAATTCAATTCAACAGTCCTTAGGCTTCATACTAGCTGACCATGGTTTCGATGTATGGGTTGGAAATGTGCGAGGTACTCATTGGAGTCGTGGACATGTTTCCTTTTCTGAGAAGGATAAG GAATTCTGGGATTGGAGTTGGCAGGAACTGGCTCTGTATGACCTTGTAGAAATGATTACCTATGTGTACTCAATAACAAACTCCAAAATTTTCTACGTGGGGCATTCCCAG GGAACCATCATGGCTTTAGCTGCTTTCACTCAGCCAGATATAGTGGAGATGGTTGAAGCTGCAGCCTTACTTTGTCCTATATCTTATTTGGGTCATATCAGTGCTCAATTTGTACTTAGTATGGTTAGCATGCATCTTGATCAG ATGCTTCTGGCTATGGGCATCCATCAGCTTAATTTTAGAAG TGACATGGGTGTTCAGTTAATGGATTCGTTTTGTGATGGTCGTATTGACTGTGGCAATTTGCTCTCTTCTATCACAG GGAAGAATTGTTGCTTCAACGAGTCACGTGTGGACTTCTATCTTGAATATGAACCTCATCCATCGTCATCAAAGAACTTGAATCATCTTTTTCAGA TGATACGTAAAGGCACTTTTGCCAAATATGACTATGGTTGGAGGGAAAACCTGAAGCAATATGGCTATCTGCAACCCCCAGCCTTCGACCTTGGACGCATACCGAAGTCATTGCCCTTATGGATGGGGTATGGGGGAAATGATGCCTTAGCAGACGTGATGGATGTAGAACACACTCTCAAAGAACTACAATCGAAGCCGGAATTGCTTTatcttgataactatggtcatATTGACTTTATATTGAGTGTAACTGCAAGAGAAGATGTGTACAACAATATGATTGCGTTCTTTAGGTCGTATGGAAAGTCTAGTAGTTCTTGA
- the LOC122662704 gene encoding beta-1,4-mannosyl-glycoprotein 4-beta-N-acetylglucosaminyltransferase-like, giving the protein MAGRSLRLTPRRAPPKFLWVFLLILIPICVIGIFNHGQQISYFFRPLWDNPPPPFTHIPHYYAENVSMQQLCHLHGWSLRSEPRRIFDAIIFSNELDLLEVRWRELLPYVSRFVILESNTTFTGIPKPLFFIKNQARFGFAEGRIVNGVFSGLAANRRIVENPFLLESEQRGAMNALIRRSGISNGDLLIMSDTDEIPSAHTMKLLQWCDGIPHVMHLELRHYMYSFEFPVDYSSWRSTVHIYGPGTRYRHSRQTDLILSDAGWHCSFCFRHIEEFVFKMTAYSHADRVKRREFLNYSRIQRIICQGDDLFDMLPEEFSFQELIKKLGSIPRSASLVHLPAYVLENAEKFRFLLPNGCLRTSK; this is encoded by the coding sequence ATGGCTGGACGATCCCTCCGCCTCACCCCCAGACGGGCACCACCAAAGTTTCTTTGGGTCTTTCTTCTCATACTTATCCCAATTTGTGTGATTGGAATCTTCAATCATGGCCAGCAGATATCCTATTTCTTCCGCCCCCTTTGGGACAACCCGCCTCCCCCATTCACCCATATACCCCATTATTATGCTGAGAATGTCTCGATGCAACAACTCTGCCATCTCCATGGTTGGTCTCTCCGTTCTGAACCTCGCCGTATCTTCGATGCCATTATCTTCAGCAATGAGCTTGACTTGCTTGAGGTCAGATGGCGTGAGCTTCTCCCTTATGTCTCCCGATTTGTAATACTTGAGTCAAACACCACCTTCACTGGCATTCCGAAGCCTCTATTCTTCATTAAGAACCAGGCCCGTTTTGGATTTGCGGAGGGAAGGATTGTCAATGGTGTGTTCTCAGGCTTGGCCGCGAATCGCAGGATTGTTGAGAATCCCTTCTTACTCGAGTCGGAGCAACGTGGGGCCATGAATGCATTAATACGTCGTTCAGGGATCTCTAATGGTGACCTCCTTATAATGTCTGACACTGATGAGATTCCTAGTGCACACACTATGAAACTCTTACAATGGTGTGATGGGATCCCACATGTGATGCACCTTGAACTGAGACACTACATGTATTCGTTCGAGTTCCCTGTAGATTACAGCAGTTGGCGGTCCACGGTTCATATATATGGGCCTGGTACCCGCTACAGGCATTCCCGCCAGACAGATCTTATATTATCGGATGCTGGGTGGCATTGTAGCTTTTGCTTCCGTCATATTGAAGAATTTGTGTTTAAGATGACTGCATATAGCCATGCTGATCGTGTAAAGCGGCGGGAATTTCTTAATTATTCAAGAATTCAGAGGATCATCTGCCAGGGGGATGACTTATTTGATATGTTACCAGAAGAGTTCAGTTTTCAGGAGCTGATTAAGAAGTTGGGTTCAATCCCTCGATCAGCTTCTTTAGTTCACCTTCCTGCTTATGTTTTAGAAAATGCAGAGAAGTTTAGGTTCCTCCTCCCCAATGGCTGCTTGCGGACGTCAAAGTGA